The following are encoded in a window of Thermococcus sp. MV5 genomic DNA:
- a CDS encoding endonuclease MutS2 yields the protein MKLNSEAKSIYKSIREEIKKRIQLKESLAYLDDFTPTNDKEEILKRQNYLKESLSKIQPELKELLARIKPIRFKKDYLHDRLLIVDETEFEKAKNLEICDVALEPEGGYDLILSTVGYGIDVGISISEIAPELYILPLWENIETLNALSNIKALLGEKSVANEILIKLKELTPTMKKKELLINLDEIIREEENSLNTRIEERLKEFSLTLSGKELLEFLKRLKEGNYETIFSHFSQIEDDILREIRKSEEKLNKLLGIDVELFSRETLYPVEVPSDAIELLRHELEKEIKLEIYLKSREILKRIRPLIPKLREELKKAYELEFLRAVKEFTQGFTFPTIAEGGIGFINGKHLFIKNPQPVSYIIGDVIELDGTNGERVIILTGANSGGKTSLLELITQVTILTHMGLPVNAEKAWIEVLDELFFFRRKRSSYGAGTFETVLKSFARSLIREGKKLILIDEFEAITEPGAAVKIIGELLKIGHEKSFYIVIVSHLGEDLKSMLPFARVDGIEAKGLDENLNLIVDRQPKFGILGKSTPELIVEKLYHTKRGSEKEIFRRILKAFKE from the coding sequence ATGAAACTTAACAGCGAAGCCAAATCAATATACAAGAGTATTAGAGAGGAGATAAAGAAAAGAATCCAGCTAAAGGAGAGCTTAGCATATCTTGACGATTTTACACCAACTAATGACAAAGAAGAAATCTTAAAGCGCCAAAATTACTTAAAGGAAAGCCTCTCAAAGATCCAACCAGAGCTTAAGGAACTCCTCGCTCGAATAAAGCCTATTCGGTTTAAAAAAGATTATCTTCACGATAGACTTCTAATTGTGGATGAAACAGAATTTGAAAAAGCGAAAAACTTAGAAATTTGTGATGTTGCCTTAGAACCCGAGGGTGGTTACGACTTGATATTAAGTACTGTGGGGTATGGAATTGATGTTGGGATTTCAATAAGTGAAATCGCCCCTGAACTTTACATTTTGCCCTTATGGGAAAACATAGAAACTTTAAATGCATTATCTAATATAAAAGCACTTCTAGGAGAAAAAAGCGTTGCAAATGAGATTTTGATAAAACTAAAAGAATTAACACCCACTATGAAAAAGAAAGAACTCTTGATAAACTTAGATGAGATAATAAGAGAAGAAGAGAATAGTCTCAACACACGGATTGAAGAACGTTTAAAAGAATTTAGCCTAACCCTCAGCGGAAAAGAGTTGTTGGAATTCCTGAAAAGGTTAAAAGAGGGCAACTATGAAACTATCTTCTCCCACTTTTCCCAGATAGAAGATGATATTCTCAGAGAAATAAGAAAAAGTGAAGAGAAGCTAAATAAGTTACTGGGAATCGATGTTGAACTGTTTTCAAGGGAAACTCTATATCCTGTTGAAGTTCCTAGTGATGCCATTGAACTCCTAAGACATGAACTTGAAAAGGAAATAAAGCTTGAAATATATCTCAAAAGTCGTGAAATTCTGAAGAGAATAAGACCGTTGATACCAAAATTAAGAGAAGAACTAAAAAAGGCATATGAACTTGAATTTTTAAGGGCTGTTAAAGAGTTTACTCAGGGGTTCACTTTTCCAACGATAGCCGAAGGGGGTATTGGATTCATAAACGGAAAGCATCTGTTTATCAAAAACCCTCAACCTGTAAGCTATATCATTGGAGACGTCATTGAGCTAGATGGCACTAATGGGGAGAGGGTTATAATTTTAACTGGAGCAAACAGTGGTGGAAAGACTTCACTCCTTGAGCTGATCACCCAGGTGACTATTCTCACCCATATGGGCCTTCCTGTAAATGCTGAAAAGGCCTGGATAGAGGTACTAGATGAACTGTTCTTCTTCAGAAGAAAGCGTTCCTCATATGGAGCCGGAACATTTGAAACAGTTTTGAAAAGTTTTGCACGCTCTCTTATAAGGGAAGGTAAAAAACTTATTCTCATCGATGAATTTGAGGCTATAACCGAACCTGGAGCAGCAGTAAAAATAATTGGAGAACTTTTAAAGATAGGCCACGAAAAGAGTTTTTATATCGTGATTGTGTCCCATCTAGGTGAGGATCTGAAATCTATGCTTCCCTTTGCCCGTGTTGATGGCATAGAGGCAAAAGGCCTCGATGAAAATCTCAACTTAATAGTAGATAGACAGCCAAAGTTTGGAATCCTAGGAAAGAGCACGCCAGAATTAATTGTGGAAAAACTATACCATACTAAAAGAGGATCGGAAAAAGAAATCTTTAGGAGAATTTTAAAAGCTTTCAAAGAATAA
- a CDS encoding Kae1-associated kinase Bud32 has protein sequence MRLIKQGAEAKIYLANFEELYFPFDEEKIIIKHRIPKRYRIREIDEKLRKERTVREARILHRAKQFGVNVPYVYEVDLKEMKIVMEYIEGERLKELLEKIHMEERLKLCREIGRQVGKLHEAGIVHGDLTTSNMILRGGRIYFIDFGLAEFEISLEAQGVDLHLLKRAMESTHYKWFEIGFKKVLKGYEEIRGEKKRKEVEEKLKEIESRGRYRERSWVNT, from the coding sequence ATGAGGCTAATAAAGCAAGGAGCAGAGGCAAAAATATATCTTGCAAACTTTGAGGAACTTTACTTCCCTTTTGATGAAGAAAAGATTATTATAAAGCACCGTATTCCAAAGCGCTATCGTATAAGAGAGATAGACGAAAAATTGAGAAAGGAAAGGACAGTTAGAGAAGCTAGGATTCTGCATAGGGCTAAACAGTTTGGAGTTAATGTTCCTTACGTTTATGAGGTGGATTTGAAGGAAATGAAAATAGTTATGGAGTACATTGAAGGCGAGAGGTTAAAGGAGCTTTTGGAGAAAATTCACATGGAAGAGCGTCTGAAGCTGTGCAGAGAAATTGGGAGGCAAGTTGGAAAACTTCATGAGGCTGGAATAGTGCATGGAGACCTCACGACTTCCAACATGATCCTCAGAGGTGGTAGGATTTACTTCATAGACTTTGGTCTGGCTGAATTTGAGATAAGCCTTGAGGCTCAAGGAGTTGATCTGCATCTTTTAAAGAGAGCGATGGAGAGCACTCATTATAAATGGTTTGAGATAGGCTTTAAAAAGGTTTTAAAGGGTTATGAAGAAATTAGAGGCGAGAAAAAGAGGAAAGAAGTTGAAGAGAAGCTCAAAGAGATAGAAAGTCGTGGAAGATATAGAGAAAGAAGCTGGGTTAATACCTAA
- the moaC gene encoding cyclic pyranopterin monophosphate synthase MoaC, translating into MELTHVDEAGVKMVEVGHKDVVFRKAIAKGRIKLKPETIKLIREGKTKKGNVIASAQIAGILAVKRTWELIPLCHPIPLTGVDINFELGEDYIEATCEVRAYYKTGVEMEALTGVSVALLTVWDMVKAVEKDDKGQYPFTKIENIKVIEKVKK; encoded by the coding sequence ATGGAACTCACTCACGTGGATGAAGCTGGTGTTAAAATGGTAGAAGTTGGACACAAAGATGTTGTTTTTAGAAAAGCCATTGCCAAAGGTAGGATAAAACTCAAACCAGAAACAATAAAACTTATTCGAGAAGGGAAGACCAAAAAAGGCAATGTTATAGCAAGTGCCCAAATTGCAGGAATCTTGGCTGTAAAAAGAACATGGGAACTAATACCACTATGCCACCCAATACCACTAACTGGGGTTGACATAAACTTTGAGCTCGGAGAGGATTACATAGAAGCTACCTGCGAAGTGAGGGCCTATTATAAGACAGGTGTTGAAATGGAAGCTTTAACCGGAGTTAGCGTTGCCTTACTTACTGTATGGGACATGGTCAAGGCCGTAGAAAAAGATGATAAAGGCCAGTACCCATTCACAAAAATCGAGAATATTAAAGTTATTGAAAAAGTCAAGAAATGA
- a CDS encoding NAD(P)/FAD-dependent oxidoreductase — translation MALVGIIGAGIGGIATAVQLARYNIESVIFERNSVGGLIRNAYSVENTMFFPEGIRGEEVVEILKRYVRKYGLKIIYEEVKYIEKVDGVFRVQTNTGDYKFKYLVVATGTKPKKLPFDSVIYHVAEVPKEHYERVLIIGGGDVAFDYALSMSEVADEVIILMRSEPKALPYLQNLVAKRGNIKTFIAQVLEIRREEKLLAKTNVGDFKVDLVLGAIGRVPNVELIEGLNDDNLFLVGDVKNGIYRQSALAIADGIKTAMMIWRREKYGSIE, via the coding sequence ATGGCTCTCGTTGGAATAATAGGTGCTGGGATTGGAGGAATAGCAACTGCCGTGCAACTGGCCCGTTATAACATTGAAAGCGTAATCTTTGAGCGCAATAGTGTTGGGGGCCTTATCAGGAACGCTTACTCTGTGGAGAATACCATGTTTTTCCCTGAGGGTATCCGAGGTGAGGAAGTAGTTGAAATTCTAAAGAGGTATGTGAGGAAATATGGTCTGAAGATTATTTATGAAGAAGTTAAGTATATAGAGAAAGTTGACGGTGTTTTTAGGGTTCAAACCAACACTGGGGACTACAAGTTCAAATATCTAGTTGTGGCAACGGGAACAAAGCCAAAAAAACTTCCGTTTGATAGTGTAATATATCACGTGGCGGAAGTTCCGAAAGAGCATTATGAAAGGGTTCTTATTATAGGTGGAGGAGATGTGGCTTTTGATTATGCTTTAAGCATGAGTGAAGTGGCTGATGAAGTAATAATACTTATGAGGAGCGAACCTAAAGCCCTACCCTATCTTCAAAATCTTGTTGCAAAACGAGGGAATATTAAAACCTTCATAGCCCAAGTATTGGAGATCCGAAGGGAAGAAAAACTTTTAGCTAAAACCAACGTTGGTGATTTTAAAGTGGATTTGGTCTTAGGCGCTATCGGCAGGGTTCCTAATGTTGAACTCATTGAGGGGCTTAATGATGACAATCTATTCCTAGTTGGTGATGTAAAGAATGGGATTTATCGCCAGAGTGCACTTGCGATTGCTGATGGAATAAAGACTGCTATGATGATTTGGAGGAGGGAGAAATATGGAAGTATTGAGTGA
- the thsB gene encoding thermosome subunit beta: MVGQGGQPVVILPEGTQRYVGRDAQRLNILAARVIAETVRTTLGPKGMDKMLVDSLGDIVITNDGATILEQIDVQHPAAKMIIEIAKTQDKEAGDGTTSAVVIAGELLAKAEELLDQNIHPSIIIKGYTLAAEKAQEIIDKIAISVEPDNEETLTKIASTSVTGKNAESHKELLAKLAVNAVKQVAEKLNSKYVVDIDNIKLEKKEGGSVKDTQLIRGVVIDKERVHPRMPKKVESAKIALINDAFEVKKTETDAKINITSPDQLYAFLEQEEKMLQEMVEQIAATGANVLFCQKGIDDLAQHYLAKAGILAVRRVKKSDMEKLAKATGAKIVTNVKDLTSEDLGYAELVEERKVAGENMVFVEGCKNPKAVTILIRGGTEHVVDEVERALEDAIKVVKDVMEDGAILPGGGATELELSIKIDEFAKQVGGKEQLAIESFAEALKIIPKTLAENAGLDTIDVLVKAISEHKNKGKAIGVDVFGGEPADMVERGVIEPARVKRQAIKSASEVAIMILRIDDVIAAKLSKGEGKGGEMGGGMGGMPGMM, translated from the coding sequence ATGGTAGGACAAGGAGGACAACCCGTTGTTATTCTTCCAGAGGGTACTCAAAGATATGTGGGTAGAGATGCCCAGAGATTAAACATTTTGGCTGCCAGAGTAATAGCAGAAACCGTGAGGACAACCTTGGGTCCAAAGGGTATGGATAAAATGCTTGTTGACAGCCTTGGAGATATAGTAATCACAAACGATGGTGCAACAATTTTGGAGCAGATTGACGTTCAACACCCAGCAGCTAAGATGATTATCGAGATTGCAAAGACTCAAGACAAGGAAGCTGGAGATGGGACAACTTCAGCTGTTGTTATTGCCGGTGAGCTCCTTGCAAAAGCAGAGGAACTTTTAGATCAGAATATTCACCCAAGCATAATCATTAAGGGTTACACACTCGCGGCTGAGAAAGCCCAAGAAATAATTGACAAAATAGCCATCAGTGTTGAACCCGACAATGAGGAGACTCTCACGAAAATAGCTTCAACATCAGTAACAGGTAAAAATGCCGAGAGCCACAAAGAGCTTTTGGCAAAACTCGCAGTTAATGCCGTTAAGCAAGTTGCTGAAAAACTTAACAGCAAATATGTTGTTGATATCGACAACATCAAGCTTGAGAAGAAAGAGGGTGGAAGTGTCAAGGACACCCAACTCATCAGAGGTGTAGTTATTGACAAAGAGAGAGTTCACCCAAGAATGCCAAAGAAGGTAGAAAGTGCTAAGATTGCCCTTATAAACGATGCCTTTGAGGTTAAAAAGACAGAAACAGATGCAAAAATAAACATCACAAGCCCAGATCAGCTTTATGCTTTCCTTGAGCAAGAGGAAAAGATGCTCCAAGAAATGGTAGAGCAGATAGCTGCCACTGGTGCAAACGTTCTCTTCTGCCAAAAGGGTATTGATGATTTGGCCCAGCACTACCTCGCTAAGGCCGGTATATTAGCCGTTAGAAGGGTTAAGAAGAGTGATATGGAGAAGCTTGCCAAGGCAACTGGTGCAAAGATCGTCACAAACGTTAAAGACTTAACAAGTGAAGACCTTGGTTATGCTGAACTTGTTGAAGAGAGAAAAGTTGCTGGAGAAAACATGGTCTTTGTTGAAGGATGCAAGAATCCAAAAGCAGTTACAATCCTCATCAGGGGAGGAACAGAACACGTCGTTGACGAAGTAGAGAGAGCCCTCGAAGACGCAATAAAGGTCGTCAAGGATGTTATGGAAGACGGTGCAATCTTACCCGGTGGAGGAGCCACTGAGCTTGAGCTCAGCATTAAGATAGATGAATTTGCCAAACAAGTTGGTGGAAAGGAACAACTTGCCATTGAATCATTTGCAGAGGCATTGAAGATTATTCCAAAGACCCTTGCAGAGAACGCTGGACTTGATACAATCGACGTTCTCGTCAAAGCAATAAGCGAGCACAAGAACAAAGGAAAAGCGATAGGTGTCGATGTTTTCGGTGGCGAGCCAGCAGATATGGTCGAAAGAGGAGTAATTGAGCCAGCAAGAGTAAAGAGACAAGCAATAAAGAGTGCAAGTGAAGTTGCAATAATGATCCTCAGAATCGACGATGTCATAGCAGCAAAACTCTCAAAAGGCGAAGGTAAAGGCGGCGAAATGGGTGGCGGAATGGGCGGAATGCCCGGTATGATGTGA
- a CDS encoding ABC transporter permease — MKAINIAMKDFEISIRTKRFQIIGLLFVIVSLGMIYSSKRLGISVNLYKTPFQMLFLSSFSNAFNYLISLSGILIGATAINAELERGTLKLIVSKPVYRDRVILGKLLGGLLTLSVILSLFYALTVAFALLLGVPITVSDLVRFLVTLPFSLLYGLVFLSLGLLISSFIRKSKNAIILAIFTFLFFGFLLSIIGGVIGFVVAGLPPLPNIPENATNLSEEQLQELFLKDPAYQVWLTKMTTTAEKILYVSPNYHYQEVIRILFGGKSQISEVVSALAYEESVVEDRSISESLSLVWQNILVLIVMFLLPFTPAYAKFMKADLG, encoded by the coding sequence ATGAAAGCCATCAATATAGCAATGAAGGATTTCGAAATAAGTATCAGAACAAAGAGGTTTCAAATAATAGGGTTGCTTTTTGTGATAGTGTCTTTAGGGATGATCTATAGCTCTAAGAGGCTTGGTATAAGTGTGAATTTATATAAAACACCTTTTCAAATGCTTTTCTTATCAAGCTTCTCAAATGCTTTCAACTACTTAATATCATTATCAGGAATTCTTATTGGGGCAACAGCAATAAACGCAGAATTAGAAAGGGGCACTCTAAAGTTGATAGTCTCAAAGCCTGTGTATAGGGATAGAGTGATCTTGGGTAAACTTTTGGGAGGGTTGTTAACTCTTAGCGTAATTCTATCATTGTTTTATGCTTTAACAGTGGCCTTTGCACTGCTCTTAGGAGTCCCAATAACTGTAAGTGACCTAGTGAGATTTTTAGTAACATTGCCCTTTAGCCTACTCTATGGATTAGTTTTTCTAAGCCTTGGATTACTTATTTCATCATTTATTAGGAAGTCCAAAAACGCTATTATCCTTGCAATATTTACATTCCTCTTTTTCGGCTTTTTGCTTTCAATAATCGGTGGAGTAATAGGGTTTGTAGTGGCTGGTCTGCCTCCTCTTCCTAATATTCCAGAAAATGCTACAAATCTAAGTGAAGAGCAACTACAAGAATTGTTCCTCAAAGACCCAGCATATCAAGTATGGCTGACTAAAATGACAACAACAGCTGAAAAAATCCTTTATGTCTCCCCTAACTATCACTATCAGGAAGTTATCAGAATACTCTTCGGGGGGAAGTCCCAAATTAGTGAAGTAGTTTCTGCTTTAGCTTATGAGGAGAGTGTTGTAGAGGATAGATCCATTAGTGAAAGTTTGAGTTTGGTCTGGCAAAACATCTTGGTGTTGATAGTAATGTTTCTCTTGCCTTTTACGCCAGCTTATGCAAAATTCATGAAAGCTGATTTGGGGTGA
- a CDS encoding YbjQ family protein, with amino-acid sequence MIIATTEEVPGYRVVKVLGIARGATVKAKHIGKDILAGLRNIAGGEVKEYTEMLAEAREVALQRMIQHAKEMGANGIIGVRFMTSAVASGAAEIFAYGTAVVLEKE; translated from the coding sequence ATGATAATTGCTACAACTGAAGAAGTCCCTGGGTATAGGGTTGTCAAAGTTTTAGGAATTGCTAGAGGGGCAACTGTCAAGGCAAAACACATTGGAAAAGATATTTTGGCAGGATTGAGGAATATTGCTGGTGGAGAAGTAAAAGAGTACACCGAAATGCTTGCAGAGGCTAGGGAAGTAGCACTTCAAAGAATGATACAACATGCAAAGGAAATGGGTGCAAACGGTATCATTGGAGTGAGGTTCATGACATCAGCGGTTGCTTCTGGGGCTGCTGAGATATTTGCCTATGGTACTGCTGTTGTCCTTGAAAAAGAGTGA
- a CDS encoding stage II sporulation protein M translates to MINKSLRWLTIFSFLLFCLGIIIGLNFNFLEHYNTLQMNTNYRLPSKYEFKSVFPVISPHTIFINNVKVIILLSFGGVLTLGGLTILNIVFNGIILGVMAHAYLYLGSFRTFLLLILPHGIFEIPGLIIAGTAGFKIPYELLRFALGKKEETISKEDAKEFFKLVGISILLIFIAALIESTITIKIAERI, encoded by the coding sequence TTGATAAACAAATCACTACGATGGCTTACAATCTTTTCGTTTTTATTATTCTGTTTAGGCATTATTATTGGATTAAACTTTAATTTCTTGGAACATTACAATACCCTTCAAATGAACACAAATTATCGACTTCCCTCAAAATATGAGTTCAAAAGCGTGTTTCCAGTGATTTCCCCTCATACTATCTTCATCAATAATGTTAAGGTGATCATACTTCTATCTTTTGGAGGTGTTCTAACATTGGGAGGTCTCACTATCCTGAATATAGTTTTCAATGGAATAATTTTAGGTGTCATGGCTCATGCCTATTTATATCTAGGAAGCTTTAGAACATTCTTGCTTCTAATTCTCCCCCACGGTATTTTCGAAATCCCTGGTTTAATTATCGCTGGAACTGCTGGCTTTAAAATCCCCTACGAACTTCTACGCTTTGCTTTAGGTAAAAAAGAAGAAACAATTAGTAAAGAGGACGCCAAAGAATTCTTTAAGCTTGTTGGCATCTCAATACTCTTAATATTCATTGCTGCTCTAATCGAAAGCACAATAACAATTAAAATTGCTGAAAGGATTTGA
- a CDS encoding radical SAM protein: MEVLSEIGDPNVAVVYVGKTSKGNIVEFVESVPTSNPAEKWVLIVSSLNGCPVGCKMCDAGFFYKGKLDLDELLEQIDYPIEKRWGGKPKTRRFKVQFARMGEPSFNMAVIEALRYLGEHYENFYPSISTVAPIGTDKFFDALLELKKELFRNNFQLQFSIHSTNPEQRDKIIPVRKWEFEKIAEYGKAFYDEGGKKITLNFALARENEVDAEIIAEYFPKEYFLIKITPLNPTVSVIKNSLTNDVDLETGLPIKHKEFVENIRKLGYDIIISVGDTRENLIGSNCGQYILRFLKERPELKEAYTFLKTSSFNIIL; this comes from the coding sequence ATGGAAGTATTGAGTGAAATTGGAGATCCTAATGTTGCCGTTGTTTACGTTGGGAAGACTTCAAAGGGAAATATAGTGGAATTTGTTGAATCAGTTCCAACTTCCAACCCTGCTGAAAAGTGGGTGCTTATAGTCTCATCCCTTAATGGATGTCCAGTTGGTTGCAAGATGTGTGATGCGGGGTTCTTTTATAAGGGTAAGCTTGATCTTGATGAGCTCCTTGAGCAAATAGATTATCCAATAGAGAAGCGCTGGGGTGGGAAACCGAAAACGAGAAGATTCAAGGTGCAATTTGCGCGGATGGGTGAACCAAGCTTTAACATGGCTGTTATTGAGGCATTAAGGTATTTAGGTGAGCATTATGAAAACTTTTATCCATCTATTTCTACTGTGGCTCCAATAGGTACAGACAAATTTTTTGACGCTCTACTAGAGCTTAAAAAAGAGCTTTTTAGGAATAACTTCCAGCTACAGTTCTCAATACATTCCACTAACCCAGAGCAGAGGGATAAAATAATCCCAGTGAGAAAATGGGAGTTTGAAAAGATAGCTGAGTACGGAAAGGCGTTTTATGATGAAGGAGGTAAGAAGATAACACTAAACTTTGCACTCGCAAGAGAGAATGAGGTAGATGCTGAAATAATTGCAGAATATTTTCCGAAGGAGTATTTCCTCATTAAGATAACACCGCTCAATCCAACAGTCAGCGTGATAAAAAACTCTCTCACTAATGACGTTGATCTAGAAACTGGTCTTCCGATAAAGCACAAGGAATTCGTAGAAAACATCAGAAAGTTGGGATATGATATCATAATTTCAGTAGGTGATACAAGAGAGAACTTGATAGGCTCGAATTGTGGCCAGTATATTTTGCGCTTCCTCAAAGAAAGACCTGAACTTAAGGAGGCTTATACTTTTCTAAAAACCTCTAGCTTCAACATTATTCTTTGA
- a CDS encoding isochorismatase family protein, with the protein MKEEYFTEDFILKVRERYFRPRKWEKVKLFKKVAVLAIDLQKYFLVPKSPAYLPSSQALISRLEGFYRKINALEVPIIFTRHLHKEGTMVWWWGNEMHREDPFNEILENFKPFAEIVIEKNTYNAFYKTKLEELLRKLGIETVIITGVMTHLCCETTAREAFVRGFNVIFPVNGTITQNRFFHEATLRNLSHGFAVTPLLEEVLGWLSLE; encoded by the coding sequence ATGAAGGAAGAGTATTTTACTGAAGACTTCATTTTGAAAGTTAGGGAGAGATATTTTAGGCCAAGAAAGTGGGAGAAGGTTAAATTATTTAAAAAAGTCGCTGTTCTTGCTATTGATCTCCAAAAGTACTTTTTAGTTCCTAAGAGTCCTGCATATCTTCCTTCTTCACAAGCTTTAATATCTCGATTAGAAGGATTTTACAGAAAGATTAATGCCCTTGAAGTTCCCATAATTTTTACTCGTCATTTGCATAAAGAGGGGACAATGGTTTGGTGGTGGGGCAATGAGATGCATAGGGAAGATCCATTCAACGAAATTCTCGAGAATTTCAAACCGTTTGCTGAAATTGTTATTGAAAAAAACACGTATAATGCCTTTTATAAGACGAAACTTGAAGAGCTCTTGAGAAAACTTGGTATTGAGACTGTGATAATTACCGGTGTCATGACACATCTCTGTTGTGAAACTACTGCCCGAGAGGCTTTTGTGAGGGGTTTTAATGTTATTTTTCCAGTAAATGGGACAATCACCCAGAATAGGTTTTTCCATGAGGCTACTTTAAGGAACCTTTCCCATGGGTTTGCAGTAACTCCGCTCCTTGAGGAGGTGCTTGGATGGCTCTCGTTGGAATAA